The genomic segment TTATAGTGCTGCATGGATTCGGTTCTATGACTCCTACCTTAAATGGAAATCAGTCAAAGTTGCCACCTCCAGGTTCTCTCCGGATATGTCGATGCCATATGTCGCCATGGCTTCCCAGATCCTCTTCGCTTCCTTCTTCGATATGAAATGCTTGGATGTCATGGTATATA from the Thermoplasma sp. Kam2015 genome contains:
- a CDS encoding DUF1947 domain-containing protein: MTSKHFISKKEAKRIWEAMATYGIDISGENLEVATLTDFHLR